A region of the Peptococcaceae bacterium genome:
GGCAGTTGTTTGATATTACCAATCCATTCCATATCTTCTTCTGTTAATTCAAAATCCAGAATATCAGCATTCTCCATCATTCTTTTAGGTGTTACAGTTTTAGGAATTGTAATAATATTGTTCTGGAATGCCCATCGCAAAGCAATCTGGGCTGGTGTTTTACCATACTTTTTAGCTAAGCCAACAATAACCTCGTTATTCAAAACCTCCCCTGTAGAACCACTGCCCAGGGACTGCCACGCAGTTACAGCTATTCCTTTTGCCTCACAAAAAGAGCGTATTTCGAAATTAGTAACCAAGGGATTGAGCTCCAGTTGTATGACAGCCGGCACAACTTCAAGTGCATCAAACAATTTTAATAACTGCTTGATTCTAAAATTGGATATTCCTATTGCGCGGACTCGGCCTTGACGATATATTCTTTCCATAATTTTCCATCCATTAATATAATTAACCGGCCAATGCAATATCAACAAATCAACGTAATCCAATCCCAGCCTTTGTAAGCTCTCCTCATATGCTTCTTCCACACGATTTTCATACAAATCCGTAGCCCATACTTTTGTCGTTACAAAAATCTTTTCACGAGAAATTCCGCTGTCGCGGATGCCCTGTCCTACACCCTTCTCACAGTTATAAAAAGCAGCCGTATCTATCAAGCGGTAACCGAGCTCAAGTGCTTGTCTCACAGCTACTGTTGCTTCTTCATCAGACATCTGCCAGGTGCCTAACCCCATCATAGGAATTTTCACACCATTATTAAGGAGACGTGTGATTTGGAGCACCGACTTCATATCGACTCTCCTTTCTTTTGAATATGCTGAATTCTTTTTTATTACCAGTCGGGGTATAATGATACTTTAATAGCGCCTTCTTTTCTGTCGGTTGCAATGTCCATCGCTTTTTGTATCTCGCTCATGGGGAACTTATGTGTGAGCAGTTTGCCTAAATCCACCTTGGTTGCCATTTCGATTGCTGTTTTAAAATCCCAACAATATGCCTGTGATCCTCTGATGGTCAGCTCGCGTGCTACAATTAACGGAGCTGTTAATTTCACTTCTGGATTCTCGAAGATACCAAGAACTGTTGCTACGCCACCCATATTCAAGCATTCCAAACAAGCCATAAAGGTAGACTCTATCCCCACGCATTCTATGGATTTATCCACACCGCTACCAGTAATACTTTTTACAGCTTCCTTAATATTGATTTCCTTGGTGTTAATGGTATCTGTTGCCCCCAGTTCCTTAGCCAATTCCAGTCTTGAATATATTTGATCAGCAGCGATAACCTTGCTTGCTCCCACCTTCGCGCAAAGGGCAGTTACCAGTAATCCGATTGCTCCGCAGCCCATTACCAGTACTGTTTCACCCATTCGTACATCTGCTTTCCTTACCGCATGTACTGCAACTGCCAAAGGCTCTATCAAAGAGGCTATATCGAAGCTTATATCCTCTGAAATCGGAAATACACATTCTTCTTCAATCGTAAAATATTTGCGCATGGCACCGTTGCCTTTACGATACTGGAAGCTCAATTGTTCGCAAAAACAGTAATTACCCCTTCGACAAGCTTCACATATACCGCATTTATAAACAGGTTCCACTACCACTTTCTGCCCAATTTTTAAGTTCTTTACCTCGCTGCCCAATTCATTGATTATGCCGGAGAGCTCATGCCCCAATGCCACAGGAAGCTTTGCATATGGGTGCTTACCTTTGTATATATGTAAATCACTACCGCAGATACTACAATATTTAACTTCAATCCGTACTTGATTTGGTTTTAATGGCTTGATTTCCATTGGCTCTAACTTGACTACTCCCGGTGCTTCCATAACAGCTATAAAATCTTTTTCCACAACAATTCCTCCCTTTCATTACAAAATAATAATAGTAACTACAATTATTAAATTTGTATGCTTATTATTACCTCCCCCTTTTTCGAATTATTATCTTAATACAACATGTTCTAATTTTTATCCATGTATTCCACATTAACTCTCCGCCTTACCTCAGTTGGTGTTACCTAATTTTGATACATTCAGAAAGCGAGTCGTTTAACTTGATTATCCATAATTTAGGATATTAACTGTAGATTTGGAGAACTCAGTACCAGAGAATCTTTATTTATCTGGCTCACCTTTCGGGTTGAACCCCCTATAACCATCATTTACCTCAAGGTTAAGACTAATATTCGCTCCCTTGATATCGAGCAAACATCCAGGTGGAAAACTGACCGTTACGAAAACACATTATGCGCATAATGAATTACTTACCCGATTGGTTAGTTGGTGGGAATACGAGCCCTTGCGGCACCCCTTTTTCGGTATTGCGATAGGGGTCTGACTCGCAATTGTTCGGTGGCCTACACCTGCAAAATCTGGTTCGAGTTTAATATCGGCTTCAACAGCGCTTTTACACCGTAATCTCCATCATTGTTTAAAAATAAAAGATGTAAAAGTTCCTTATTTACGGCAAGCTGGTATTAAGCCATGCAAATTCCTTCTCGTTAAATTATTGTTTATCCAAACTTCGATATCTTCTTAATGAGGAATTTATCTATGGCTCTCTCAATCTTTTAGAATCATTTTTATACAATTTATGTAGACTTAACTTATCATATTATCCTCTTGTCATAATATCACTATACTTATTCGCCACTCTTTTGATATTTCCTGCTAATAAATATATTAATTTTATTTTATTGAAATGTTTTGCTGAATCACCCTTCAAAATACTGGATAATGACGCACAAAAATACAGCCACAATCCGCCCAAATCCTTAAAAAGTCTGAGTTATTGCTCTTTCATGCTATAATTTACATTGGACTTGTCAAGAAAAGTGCAGTTTGAAAACACCCAAGAACGAATTTTCTGGAACCGGCGTGGAGCGTAGCGGAACAGAGGTTCCAGAAAATTTTCGCTGCGCCAGACGGGGGCTATGCTGCCATCGGCAGGCACTTCTCGCGGTATACCGCAGGAGGCCAGCCGCCCGGCTTTGAAGTATATATCCTCTGCCTGTTGTAGTAGACCATGATGTACCGGAAGATAACAGTCTTGACGTAAGCCATGGTGTAACGCTCAGTCCGGATCCGATACAACTTTTCCTTCTTCAGCGTTGCAAAAAAGCTCTCCATCCTGGCGTTGTCATAACAACGGCCTGTACCGCTCATGCTTTGGAACGCGCCGTAGCGGGCAAGGCTTTCCCTGAAAGCGCGGCTTGTGAACTGGCTGCCCCTGTCGCTGTGAAATATCATGCCGCGAGCAGTTCTGGACTTGCAGGCGTTCTCAAAGGCTTGTATGCAGAGTTCCTTCCGCATATTATCGTCCATCGCCAGCCCAACGATTTCGCCGTTGAAGCAATCCAATACAGCCGCCACATATAGCTTTCCGTCGGAGCACGGTACTTCTGTAATATCCGACAACCACTTTTCGTCCGGCGCTTCCGCCGTGAAGTCGCGCTGAATCAGATTTTCGCTCTTCTGTGCCTCCGCGTCCTCGCGGGTAATACCATTGGGATGGTGTTTCGGTTTCTTTAACAGACCGTTCTGCTTCATGATCCGGTAAACGGTTCTGTAGCTGACCTCTTCGCCCTTCTGAGCAAGCGCCAGATGTATCCGCTTAGCGCCATAATTATCATTATCCTCGTTTTGTCCGATGATTTCTTTTATCCTGACCAGAAGATGTTCCCGCCGCTTCGGCTTGTCCGGGGTTCTCAGGCTGCGGTAATAGCCTGATTCGCTGACAACGAGCACCCGGCACAGTTCCCTGACGTTCCATCGTTTCCGTCTAGTGCTGATATATTCATACAGCCGGCACGCTTTTACTTCTTCCGGTCTTTTGCGAAAAAACCCAGCGCATCCTTCAGTATCTCATTGGCTCGGCGCAGCTCCGTATTCTCGCGTTCAAGCTCTATTTCGCGTTGGCTCTTCCCCTCGGTTGAATATGCGTGACCACTTCCGACATAAGCCTGGTCGCCATATTGTTTTCGCTGGCTCCGCCAATCGGCCAATGTATAGTACGGTATCCCGAGTTGTTGCGCCGCTTTCTTGACGCCTATCTCGTCCGACAGTCGGACGGCTTCTTCTTTGAACTGCTTGTCATATGTGCCCATCGTCGCTTCCTCCTCATATTACGTCTATTCTATCGTATCTGAGGGTGTTTTGCGACTGCACTTTTATCGTAGCACTCCACTTAACTAAAATGTAACGACTTCCCAAAGACGCTGTGAGCACTTTCAAGTACAGCTTCAGCAAGGGAAGGATGTACATGTATAGTGTGGCTAACCTGTCCTACGGTCAGACCCCAGCGCAAGGCGAGAGTCAACTCTGATATAAGTTCCGAGGCCTGAGGGCCTAAGATGTGGGCTCCTATGATTCGGCCGTCTTCACTAGTAATGATTTTTACCACACCCTGAGCTTCTCCCAAGGTTAGAGCCCTACCACTAGCCGTAAAGGGAAACTTGCCTACCTTATATGCTAGGCCCTGTTCTTTTGCTTCTTCCTCCGTAAGGCCCACATAAGCCACTTCTGGACTAATGAAAACTGCGGCAGGCACCGCCGAGTAATTCATAGCCCGTTTCGCTCCGAAGATGTTTTCAACAGCTGTTTCTGCCTCAGCTGTGGCTACATGGGCAAGCATTGGCGATTTGACCATATCACCAATAGCATATACACGAGGAAGGTTGGTTTCCATATATTCATTTACTTTGACAAACCTCCCATCAAGTTCCAAACCCAGTGTTTGAGCCTCTACCCCACAGAGGGAAGGAATTCGTCCTGTCGCAACCAACACATTTTCAGTAGTCAGTGTCTCCACTCCTTTACTCCCTTCCAAGGTCACTACAAGATGGTCATCCTTCTTTTTTATTTCCAGCAATTTCGTTGATACCTTAATATCTATCCCATTCTTTTTAAGTATGGGCATAAGACGGCGCACTATTTCTCCATCTACACCCGGCAAAATACGCGGCAATATCTCTACCACTGTCACTTTACTGCCGAGGACCCGAAATATATTTGCAAACTCCAGACCAATGACTCCTCCGCCAATAACCACAAAAGAAGCAGGAATATTTGTTAGATCCAAGGCCTCTTTACTGGTCAGCACCCCTGGCAGGTCCAGACCTTGAATGGCCAATGAGGCTGGTTCAGAGCCAGTAGCTAGAATTAAATAATCATTTTCTATTTCTTCTCGGGAACCGTCTTCCAGCTGGACTGAGACAAGACGCGGGTTCACTACTGTTCCCAATCCCCGGAGGACATGAACCTTGTGTATTGCCATCAGCTGTTGAATACCGCCCACCAAGGTTTCCACCACCTGGTTTTTCCTGGTTACAATAGCTTGAATATTTGGTCTATGGACCATATATTCCAGTCCAAAATTTGCTGACTCCTGGATTGTACTCCAGCGGCGAGCACTTTCCACCCATACTTTAGTGGGTATACACCCCCTGTTTAAACAGGTGCCACCTATGCGTTCTTTTTCTATGAGCGTTACTTTAGCTCCCTTCTGTGCAGCCCGCAAGGCTGAAGCATAACCCGCCGGACCTGCCCCAAGTACAGTGACTCTCATGCGATAACCTCCATCTCATTTATGTGTATTTATCTTGCTAATAATCTATTTAGTACCCCTGAAAAACAATTGTTTTTGTTATGCTAGATCGGTACAAAATAGTTTGGCTTTACTTCGGTATAGGCCTCCCGGTACGCCGTTTAACTACCCTGGTAATAGACAGGAGCCGTTTCTTGATGGACCACCGTCGGTCCTGGAACTTGGTGCGAACAGCAACACCTGCTTCCTTCAACTTCTTTACTGTACGGGTAATAACCCTGACACTGTCAGAAGGAAGAATGGCATCGGTAGGATAGTAAATACCAGCTTCTACTGCTGTTGGGTCAATACGAAGTTCCTGCACCGGAGCACTTTTTGGTCCCTAGCTTTGGCTATTAGGTTTAGCATTCAAGACGCCGATGATCTCCGGGCCATACCGCTTGGTAAGTTTAATTAGACCATCATGCCGCATGCGGCACCATCGGAAGGATGAAAATTTATTTTCAGGGTAGAGTGGTAGAGTGAGGGGTTTCCCCATCCAGGGGAACGCGGCAGGAGCGGTGCCACTGTATATTGTCCTTAACCTCTTCTACCAAGACCGCATATCCCAACTGGTACCGAAATTTGAGATACATCAACCGCAGGTAGGTATCTACCGGTACTGTGGGACGACCGATTCTGGTGTTAAATCTCGCAATAAACGGATCTAGAAAGGCTTGATCGTCCAACAGAGCATCTACATTGTCCAGTTCTTCTTTGAGTTCTATGTTCTTCTTTGAGTTCT
Encoded here:
- a CDS encoding aldo/keto reductase; translated protein: MKSVLQITRLLNNGVKIPMMGLGTWQMSDEEATVAVRQALELGYRLIDTAAFYNCEKGVGQGIRDSGISREKIFVTTKVWATDLYENRVEEAYEESLQRLGLDYVDLLILHWPVNYINGWKIMERIYRQGRVRAIGISNFRIKQLLKLFDALEVVPAVIQLELNPLVTNFEIRSFCEAKGIAVTAWQSLGSGSTGEVLNNEVIVGLAKKYGKTPAQIALRWAFQNNIITIPKTVTPKRMMENADILDFELTEEDMEWIGNIKQLPRYDTEIRDVPIRITEMVKRGVRFVEKGYKGNLTRDFYD
- a CDS encoding alcohol dehydrogenase catalytic domain-containing protein, with amino-acid sequence MEKDFIAVMEAPGVVKLEPMEIKPLKPNQVRIEVKYCSICGSDLHIYKGKHPYAKLPVALGHELSGIINELGSEVKNLKIGQKVVVEPVYKCGICEACRRGNYCFCEQLSFQYRKGNGAMRKYFTIEEECVFPISEDISFDIASLIEPLAVAVHAVRKADVRMGETVLVMGCGAIGLLVTALCAKVGASKVIAADQIYSRLELAKELGATDTINTKEINIKEAVKSITGSGVDKSIECVGIESTFMACLECLNMGGVATVLGIFENPEVKLTAPLIVARELTIRGSQAYCWDFKTAIEMATKVDLGKLLTHKFPMSEIQKAMDIATDRKEGAIKVSLYPDW
- a CDS encoding IS3 family transposase — its product is MYEYISTRRKRWNVRELCRVLVVSESGYYRSLRTPDKPKRREHLLVRIKEIIGQNEDNDNYGAKRIHLALAQKGEEVSYRTVYRIMKQNGLLKKPKHHPNGITREDAEAQKSENLIQRDFTAEAPDEKWLSDITEVPCSDGKLYVAAVLDCFNGEIVGLAMDDNMRKELCIQAFENACKSRTARGMIFHSDRGSQFTSRAFRESLARYGAFQSMSGTGRCYDNARMESFFATLKKEKLYRIRTERYTMAYVKTVIFRYIMVYYNRQRIYTSKPGGWPPAVYREKCLPMAA
- a CDS encoding transposase, with the protein product MGTYDKQFKEEAVRLSDEIGVKKAAQQLGIPYYTLADWRSQRKQYGDQAYVGSGHAYSTEGKSQREIELERENTELRRANEILKDALGFFAKDRKK
- the lpdA gene encoding dihydrolipoyl dehydrogenase, with translation MRVTVLGAGPAGYASALRAAQKGAKVTLIEKERIGGTCLNRGCIPTKVWVESARRWSTIQESANFGLEYMVHRPNIQAIVTRKNQVVETLVGGIQQLMAIHKVHVLRGLGTVVNPRLVSVQLEDGSREEIENDYLILATGSEPASLAIQGLDLPGVLTSKEALDLTNIPASFVVIGGGVIGLEFANIFRVLGSKVTVVEILPRILPGVDGEIVRRLMPILKKNGIDIKVSTKLLEIKKKDDHLVVTLEGSKGVETLTTENVLVATGRIPSLCGVEAQTLGLELDGRFVKVNEYMETNLPRVYAIGDMVKSPMLAHVATAEAETAVENIFGAKRAMNYSAVPAAVFISPEVAYVGLTEEEAKEQGLAYKVGKFPFTASGRALTLGEAQGVVKIITSEDGRIIGAHILGPQASELISELTLALRWGLTVGQVSHTIHVHPSLAEAVLESAHSVFGKSLHFS